The Desulfonatronum lacustre DSM 10312 region ACCGAGAATGTCCGAGGCGAAAATGCGGATGTCCACGTCGTCGTCGCTGAGTAGGGCGACGATCGTATTGATGTCCAGGTTGCCTACTTCCCGAAGGATGTCCATGGCCAGATTTCGCACTTGGGCGTCCTCGGCTCGAAGCAAGGGACAAAGCCCCCGCACCGCCTCGCCGCCGCCCAGTTGCCGCAACGCCAAATCAGCGGCCTCCTGGACCCCTAAATTTGGGTTTTGCAACAACGTGATCAGTCCGGGGATTGCCTCCTCACAGCCGTAATCTCCGGCATCCTGCGCCGCTTCACGCAAGGCTTCCGGATCCTTGACCTGGAATCGTTCAATGATTTCTGGACAATCTGTCATGTTAAACCCGAGTTGTCGTTCCCGACGGATATATTGTTTTGATAAACTGCTTGGGAAAATGGTCCAAATAGCTTCGAATGAGCTGAACAGTTACGTTTACCCCTCAGAAGGTCTTAAAGCATCATGCACGCTTTCTCGTCAAGGTTTGGAAAAGTTTTCAAACTGTCCATAGGTTCGACATCTGGAAAATTTTAAAAACCTGGCTTCGAGCACTTGACAAAATCCTTGAGCTTTGAGTAGAGATTATCGCTTTGCGCGCCCGTAGCTCAGCTGGATAGAGTACCGGACTACGAATCCGTTGGTCGCACGTTCGAATCGTGCCGGGCGCACCAAATATGGATGTAAGGGTTCACGGCTTAAGCCGTGAACCCTTTTTTTGTGCGATAACCGGTTGAGGCAGGTTTCGGAGCATTAGGATGTTTGATTTCAGGTGGGTATATATTTGTCTCATAATGTAAATTATGTAAACTTTATCCTATGAATGTGTTTTGCCGGGACTCGTCACGCCATCACGAATAAATATGCTGATTACCCCCTCTCGCGAGACTCCCCTTCGGGGCGGGTTTTCCAGCGGCGGTGCATCCAGAACCATTGTTCCGGGTAACGACGCACCATCCGCTCCACGGCCTGGGTGTAGAATCGGGCGATGACTTCGACTTTCTGATGGCGATCTCCGGATATATCCTGGGTATCCAACGGTGCTTCAGAAACGAGTCGGAATTTATCCGGGGACTCGCGAACGACAAAAGCCGGCCAGACCAAAGCCTTGGCCCGCAAGGCCAGCAAGGCCGGGCCGATGTTGACCGCGGCCTCTCGCCCCAGGAACGGCAAAAAGACCGCTTCTTCCCTCCGGCAATTGTGATCCACGAGAAAGCCGCTCAAGCCTTTTTGCTTTAAGTTGCGCAACACCTTGGGCACGGCCTGTTCGTGCTCGACGACGCGCACCGTCGGTTGGCTGCGCATTCGCCGAATGACGGAATACAAATATTGATCGTGGGTAGCTTTGACGATCACTTGTTTGTGTTCCTGAGGGGTTATCAGGTGCAGCAGTCCACTTATAAGTTCCCAGGCGCCGAGGTGCGCCGTGGCCGCCACGCACGGCCTCCCCCGCAGTTCATGAAGGGTTTCGTGGAAGAGTTCCGGATTATCGATAATCAATCTATCCCGGACAAACCGCCAATCTATCCTGCGACACAGCAGGATTTCCAGAAAAGATCGACCGTTGTGAACAAAGCTGTTTCGAGCCACGGCTTTCGCCTTGGCCGGGCCCAGCCCCAGGCGTTCCATGATGGCGGTCGTGGCCAGCCTGCGTCGTGACGGTACGACGGCCCAGATGAGTCGGCCAAGACCTGCCCCCATGGTCTGAACATGCCGAAAGTCCGCGTGCTGCCCGAGGGCGGCCAGTGCTTCATAAAGGATTGTGCGCATGGAATTGTTTAAGTAATACTTTGGCTTTGGTGTTCAATATTTTGAAAAATATGACTTAAAATCGCTTTCCTTGGCTTTCCCGTTTTGGTTCTCGATAATCGCTATCACTACAATGAAACTTCATATTTCATCAGCAAGACGCCCTGTGCGTGGCCCACGGAACACACGGAAAAACACGGAATATCCTGAGATCGTTCGTCGCCCATATGCGTGAAGATGTTCGGGGATGATCGCACTTCAGTCAGTCTTATCCAAAGGCCCTGAATATTGAGAGTCGGTACGGCTACATGTTGTTTTTTTACGAAAAAACAGATAATCTTTTAAAAAGTATCCGAATTGCATTGAAGGCACATGGGAATGAAGCAGTTGAATCGCCTCTTTTTTCTTCTCCACGATCAAACGCCCGTCTCGCTATGAGCATTATCTGGGAGCAGGCGTTTTCTCAAGCCCAGGATATTGCCTGGGCCGATCATTGGACGTTCAAAAACATCCCGGAGTTCGGCACCCTTCCTGAATTGCGCCGTTTTCTGGACATGGTGCATATCAAGTACTGCTTGATCAAACCCTATTTTGAAACGGCCAACTACCCTCTTGTCGAAGCCCGGGAGCTCCTTCCTTCCTTTGACGTAGATATTTTCGAATACAAGCATCTGCCGGGGTTCAGCCTGGTGGCCTTGGCCAGACCCCTTTCCTATTTCCAGGAAATCTTTCAATTCGACATCCTGCATTCCCCTTTCGAGCTCCTGGACCAGGGCGACCAAACCGTCTGCCCCCTGGAAATCCAGATCTCCCGCCAAAACCAGTTGGCCTTTCAAAGTCGCCTTCCCAGACAGATGCACGACGAGTTTCAGTATTACTTTTCCGAGCGGGACCTGACCGCTTTGGAGAATTATCCACGGGTTCTCTCCTTTCTTTTGCGCATGGAGCGCGGGCATGTTTTCTCCCAACTTTCCCAGGGGCCGTTTATTTTTTCCGGCATCAACGCGTCCTTCCCCTCGGATTTGGACAGCGAACTGAAACGCTTCGGCTTGCGTATCGGCAAGTTCAAGGTTGGCGACAATCGTTGTTACGAACATCACCGCAATTTCGTCTATCAGTTTCTCATGGAATTGTACGGCTTTCCCATTGTTTCGGAGCGCAGGACCTCCTCCGCGCTGTTCGCGCGACGGCTGTTCAAGTTGAGCGAGGATTTTTTGGTTCGGGTTTTGGGGCAATCGGATCGGACCATCACCACCCTGCACACCAACGCGCAATCCAAGTCCTATCCGCAAGTGGACAAAATCGCCCTGGTCCGAGTCGATCCCGACCAGGTGGAGCTGATCAATCACCTTGGAGACCGGGGAGCCTTTGTCGACGCCCAAAAACACGTCGTCATCCTGAGGGTGACTTACCGCCAGCATCGCTACGACCGGAACAACGTCCGTCAGGACCGGGCGCTTTCCGTTCTGCGCCAGGAGATCATCCATCCCCTGTCCGGAGAAGTCTGCTGCGAGGCCAACGTGATCAAGGACATTTCCAATATGCTTCTGAAGCTGAACGACATCGTCAAGGGCGAGTACGCCGGCTCGATTCGCTTCAAGAAGCTGGAAGTCGTGGAAAACACGGATACCCACGAAAAGCGGCTGAAATTTCTGTTTGCCTGGCTATCCAAGCACCAGCGCAGGATCATCGGATACAGCGACGAGTTCTACTCCGGAGTGGTCAAGGTTTTGGACGGCTATCTCTTTGAGCAGAGTAATTTGGACGTCTTCAAGCAACACCAGAGACTGTACACCGACGTCTGGTCGCAGTATTCCTACATCCGGCAGGCCCGCAAGGTCCGTATTTTGGAGGATTTGACCCAGCGCTCCCGCAAAGGTCAGCCTCTCTCCTGGCTGGACATGCTCCAACAGATGAACGACATTCTCCAGGACTTCAAATTTGAGATCCATCCCTATTTCGACGGGCTGATGGACCGGGTCGTCAACTTGTGCGAACGGGTTCTGGGCAATGCCTATCTGAATAAACGCTATGTCCAACTTAAGGAAGACGAAGCCAGTGTCTACGGTCTGCGCGTCAAGGCCCAATTTCGTCGGCTGGTGGGATTGGTGGATGAACTACGCGGCATTCGCAAACAACGACCGGAGTCACGCGACCCCGTACCGGAAAAAGAGAAAAAGGTTCGTGATGCATAAGACACCGTTGCATGCATGGCACTCGGCCCATCAGGGCCGGATGGTTCCATTCGCCGGATGGGAAATGCCGGTGCAGTACGCCGCCGGGATTTTGGCCGAACACGAACAGACTCGGAAACGGGCTTCCGTGTTCGACATCTGCCACATGGGCGAATTCCTCGTCTCCGGAGAGGACGCGGAAGAAGCGCTGGGGCGCATCGTGACCCATAACCTTCAAAAATTGCGTTCTGGCCGGGCTGGATATGGATTTCTTCTGAGTCAAGACGGAGGAATTCTCGACGACCTGATCATCTACCGGCTGGAGCAAGCCCGGTTCCTGCTCGTGGTCAACGCCGCCCGGATCGACCATGACCGGGAATGGATCCGGGGCCTCTTGCCGTCCGCGGTGATACTGGAGGACGTTTCCGAACAGACTGCGAAGATCGACTTGCAAGGCCCCCTTTCCCTGGAGGTGTTGCAAGGCGTCGTGCCCGCTGACTGGCGGAACTTGGGGTATTTTTCTTTTTGCAAGCAGCTTTTTCAGGGAGAGGAAGTTCTGATCAGCCGCACCGGGTACACCGGGGAGCTGGGCTATGAAATCTATCTGCCGGCATCGTCGGCGCTTGCGTTCTGGGAAGCCTGCCTGCGAGACGACCGGGTGCTTCCGGCCGGACTCGGCGCCCGGGACACCCTGCGCCTGGAAATGGGGCTGCCGCTGTACGGCCAGGACCTGGACGAGCACCACACCCCGGCCGAGGCCGAGTACGCCGCCCTGCTCACCTCCCCTGCCCCTTATGTGGGAAAGGAGCACCAGATGGACGTCCGGGAACACCTGACCCCGCTGCTCATTTCCGGCCGACGCAGCGCCCGTCACGGAGACGTGGTGTACAGTCCATCCGGGGACGCGCGCGGCCGAGTCACCAGCGGTAGTTTCGCCCCATCCTTGGGCCAGGCCGTTGCCCTGGCGTATGTGGACACGCAGTTCGCCGATGAGTCGGAATTCGTGGTCCGAACAGGGAAGGCCGAGTTGCCCGCGCGACGCACTACCCTACCCTTTTACACTCAAGGGACCGCCCGAATAAAGCTTTAGGCGGTTTTCCGCGCCGAACCGTGAAATCCCTCTACCTCCCCCCGGATCAATGGCAGGAGCCGTTCCGCTTGGAAGGACCGGAAGCCCATCACCTGCTCACTGTCTTGCGCGCTCGTCCGGGAACCACCGTACGCCTTTTCGATGGCCATGGGCGGGTCGGTGATTTCATTGTGCGGGCCGCAGCCCGCAAAACAGCCCACCTTGAACTTCTGACTCAGCAACGCCCTCCGCGTCCGCGACGGGAAATCCACTTGGCCATTGGCTGGAACAAGGCCTCGCGTCGCGGTTGGATCCTGGAAAAAGCCGTGGAACTGGGAGCCGCGGGGTTGATTTTTTGGCAAGCTTCACGCAGTCAAGGAAGGGTCCCGGATCAGCCCAAGGAGGGCTGGACCGATCACTTGGTCAACGCGGCCAAGCAATGCGGCAATCCCTGGCTGCCCACGATCACCACGGTTCCCGAAGGGCCCGACGAGGTGATCCGCTTGTGCTCCAACTTGTCCAATCAAGCTTCTCTGCAAGCCTCCTCTCAAGCAACTCCGGAGTCCGGAAACTTTTTGATTTGGGAAAGTGCTTCGCCGAGCGATCTGTTTGATCCGGGACAGCTTCCGTCTTCCGGCCCCGCGGTCCTGGTCCTTGGCCCGGAAGGCGGATTGGCCGAGAACGAAGCGCAATCCTTTATAGGCAACGGCTACCTGCCCCGCTCCCTGGGGCGGTCCACCCTGCGCTGGGAAACCGCCGCCCTGCTCTGCCTCGGGCTTTGTTATTGGAGTATCCAGGGCGGTGCTTCAGAAGCCTGACCTCCCACGTCAACCACACATCGTCACGAGCCCGCACCATGTATTGTCCCAAATGCAAGCACACCAGTTTCGACCACCTGGCGACCTGTTCCAAATGCGGCTACGACTGGCAGTCGATTCGCACGGCCTTGAACCTGAACTGGCTCCAATCAGCCGGGCATGAGTGGCTTCCCGAGTCCGCCCCCGAACCGCCGGAGGCAGAGGCGGAACCAGGTCCTTCAACCGCCCCGGAGCCGATGGATTTCGAACCGGATGTCGAGGCCGCCGAACGCTTCGCTTTCGACGAACAAACGTTGGATTTTGATTTGTCGCCGCCTGAAGAATCCTTGCAAAATGAAGAAACAGCTCATTCCATCTCAAATCGGGAAACGCTGCTCGCCAAATACCCCTCTGCCGTTTCGGAAGACATCCCCACCGTTTCCGTTGCCGCGCCGGCCCAGGATAATTTCGAGGTCGCACAGCCAGACGACCTCTCCCTGGTTGAGGTCATGTCCGAGGATGACGCCGATACGGCAATAATCTACCAAGTCGACGACCCAAAGCCCGATTTTTCCGAAGGAGCAGAATCCACCGAAGAGGAATTGCCGGTCTGGGAGATTGAGCTGCCCCAGGACCTGCTTCCCCACGAGTATTTTCCCGAGCCGGTCGGTGAAACGAGCGACAAGGGCGAACAGGATGGCGTCGAGGTGGTCGGGGATATTTCCTACGATTTTTCCGAAGTGGAGGTGGTCCCTTCGGAACTGGATGCAGAGGCCCAACCTCCTGCTTCCCGCGACGTCGCGTCCCCGTCGCCGAGCGCGGCTGATGGCGACGATGCCGAACGATCTTCCGCCCCACTCTCCTCCAGCGACCATAAGGAGGGGCAATGAGCTTTCAGCAGCCTCTGGCCGCGGCCATTCGCCCGACCAAGCTGGAGGATTTTGTCGGCCAGGATCATTTACGGATCAGGCTGCACGCCCTGTTTCAGGCCAAGCGCATGCCCAGCATGTTGCTTTTCGGCCCTCCGGGCTGTGGAAAATCTACCCTGGCCCTGCTTTTAGCCACTTCCCGCAATCAGCCCTATCTGCGTCTGAGCGCGCCGGAAGTGGGACTGGCCAACCTGCGCAAGAAGCTGGAGAACATGGAAATTCTGGTGCTGGACGAACTGCACCGCTTTTCCAAGGCCCAGCAGGATTTCTTTCTGCCTATCCTGGAAAGCGGGGAAGTCACCCTGCTGGCCACCACCACGGAAAACCCGTCCTTCAGCGTAACCAAACAACTGCTTTCGCGAATGCACGTTCTGCGTCTGCGCCCGCTGAACCGCCAGGAACTGACCATCCTGGCCAAGCGCGGGGCCCAAAGCCTCGGGGCCGCCATACCCGAAACCAGCCTGGAAATTCTTGCCGGTTTGTCCAACGGCGACGCCCGGACCCTGTTCAACCTCCTGGAACTCACCGCGGAACTGTCGCCGGAAAAATGGGCCGAGGACAAGCTGCGCCAGGCATTGCCCGAAGTGGTCCTGCGCGGGGACCGCGAGGGCGACTCCCACTACGAGCTGGCCTCCGCGCTGATCAAATCCATCCGTGGCAGCGACCCGGACGCGGCCCTCTACTACCTGGCCTGCCTCCTGGAGAGCGGCGAGGACCCCCGCTTCATCTGCCGTCGCCTGATTCTCTCGGCCTCCGAAGACGTCGGCCTGGCCGACCCTCACGCCTTGAGCATGGCCGTGGCCTGCCAGCAAGCCGTGGAATTCGTGGGCATGCCCGAAGGCTTCATTCCCCTGGCCGAAACCACGGTCTATCTGTCCCTGGCCCCCAAAAGCAACGCCACCTACGCCGCTTACCTGGCCGCCCAAAAAGAAATCCGCGCCCACGGCCCCCGCCCCGTCCCCTTGCACCTGCGCAACGCCTCCTCGGCCCTGCAAAAGGAATGGGGCTACGGCCGCGGCTACAGATACCCCCACGCCTACCCCGACGCCTGGGTGGAACAAGACTACCTCCCCACCGAAGTCAACCTCCGCTTCTACGAACCCAAACTCCAAGGCCAGGAGCCGCGGCTGAACGCCTGGCTGGCCAAGTATCGGAAGAAAAGGAAGGTTGGCTGACCGGATTGTGAATTTTCAAGGCCGTCTTTTCTAAATGGCTTCTTTTTTGCAAATCACTTCCTGCCTTGCCTTTCGTACAGCCAGATACGGAAAGCTTTTCTCCTGCCATCACGCCATCACTCCATGACGGGTGAGAGAAAACCAGCATTCCTTGTGAATTCTGATTTCGCTCTAAAGTTTTTTCTCCATCCGTCGATACAGTAGTCAAATGCTGGGCGGCCCCACCCGTGGCGGGTGCGGATCATGTCCATGAAGGACGGTTTGACGCCCAGGCAAGGAAGCCAACATATCCCAAGGAGGAAGTATCATGCTAAGTATTAACAACAACTTAATGGCCACGAACGCGGCCCGAAATCTTTCGGGCAACTATGGTGCACTGGGCACGTCGACCCAGCGCCTTTCGTCCGGTCTGCGCATCAACAGCGGTGCCGACGATGCCGCCGGCTTGGCCATTCGTGAGTTGATGCGGGCGGAAATCGCCTCGCTGAACCAGGGCGTCCGGAATGCCAACGACGCCATCTCCATGATTCAGACCGCTGACGGCGCTCTGGCCGTTATCGACGAAAAGCTGATCCGGATGAAGGAACTGGCCACCCAGGCGGCTACCGGCACCTACAATTCGGACCAGCGGTTGATCATCGACTCCGAGTATCAAGCCATGGCCTCGGAAATTACCCGAATTGCCAATGCCACGAAATTTAATGGTATCTACCTCTTGAATGGGAACTTGTCAGGAAGCGGCGACAACGTAGCTACAGCCAACCCCCATCTCTGGGGCCAAGGTCATACTGGCTCGGGCATGCAATCGACAGGTCCTTTGAAGGTTCACTTCGGACCATCGAACGACAGTTCAGAGGATTACTACTACATTGCTATTGGTATTGCCACGGCTTCCGCTCTCGGTGTTGGGAATAATTCGAATCAAACATCAAATTTTTATGCTGCCGGGATGTCAGATAAGGCTGGGGGAGATGGTGATGATGGTTTCTCAATTTCTACACAACAGGGTGCCCAGCGTGCCCTGAACGCCCTGGAAAACGCCATTCTTTCTAAGGATAACATCCGAGCCAGTCTCGGTGCCTTGCAGAACCGGCTGTCGAACACCATCACCAACCTCCAGATTCAGGCCGAAAACATTCAGGCCGCGGAATCGCGGATTTCGGACGCGGATATTGCCCAAGAAATGACGGCATTCGTACGTAGCCAGATTCTCACCCAGGCCGGCGTAGCCATGCTCGCCCAGGCCAACTCCCTGCCCAGGATGGCCATGCAGCTCATCGGCGGCTAACCATAAATCGGGGCTTGATCACTCAAGGCCGGGCCCTGTTCTAGGGTCCGGCCTTTTTTGCTGATGGCGGTTCAGTTGTACGATGGCATCGACTTTGCTTTAAAAAATATGAGGTAAATCGAACCAGCAACTTTTTCCCAGCAAGGTCACATCATGGATACGGAAGCCCTCATATCAGGATCGATCAACTTTACGGGTCTGGGGTCCGGAACGGACTTCAAGACCATGATCGAACAGTTGATCAACTTGGAGAAAAGGCAAACCGCCCGCCTGGAGCTCTGGAAAAAGGAGTGGGAGCAGAAGCAGGAGGGATTTCGGGAGCTGAATTCCAAGATGCTCACCCTGCGGACCAATTTGCAACGTATAAACACCATGGCCAAGTTTATGGTCAAGGATGCGGACAGCGTCAACGACAACGTGCTCACGGCCACGGCCACGGACAAGGCCCAGGTGGGCAGTCATGTGCTCGAAGTCCACCAACTGGCTCAGAACCATATCCTGACCAGCACGACGACGAAGGCCAGTACGACGGAGGACATCACCGATGGCTCGGCCAGGGTGTTCAGCTATTCCTACAACGGCAAAACACGGATGTTGAACCTGCCGTCCGGCGGCAGCCTTGAGGGCTTGCGAAACCTGATCAATACAGATCCTGAGAACCCTGGGGTCCGGGCCAGCATCATCAAAAGCGCGGACGGCGTACACCACTTGCAGCTTCGGGGCATGGACCTGGGAGCGAACAAGACGATCACCATAAACGACACGACCACTGTTCCTGGTTTTGAAAACGCGAGCTTCAGCGAAACCCAGGCAGCACAGAACTCCAAGCTGAAAATCGACGGTTTCCCTCCTGGTGAAGAGAACTGGATAGAACGCTCCACGAATACGATATCCGACTTGCTGGACGGCGTGACTCTTAACCTGCGTCAAGCCGGAACAACCACGCTGAATATTGCCGTGAACAATGAAAAGGTCCTGGAGAATGTCCGGGAGTTCGTCGATCAGGTAAATGAGGTTCGAGCACAGATTACCAAGCTGACCAAAGTGGATCAGAGCGGCAACGGGTCGATCCTTACCGGCAACTATGCCATCCAGATGATCGATTCACGGCTGAAGTCCATCACCTCCGTGAAAAGCATCGGCTTCGACGTGAACAACGACGTGTTCAGCTCCCTGGGCATGATCGGGATCACCACGGATGCCGATCAAGGCTCTCCCATGTTCGGCATGCTCAAGCTGGACGAGGAAGTGCTGGAACACTCGTTGCGCAACCGTCCGGATGCCTTTGCCAGGGTTTTTGCCGCCGACTATATCGGTTCCAGTGATTCTCAGGATTTCCGATATTATACCAGCATTGACGGCGTGACCAAAGGCGGCGAGTACAATGTAAAATACACGGTCAGCGGGGGTACGATCAGCAACGCGACCATCAACGGCAATCCGGCCAGCTACAGCGGGAACGGGGAAATCACCGGCATGAGCGGCAAGCCGGAGGCCGGTATGGTGATCAAGGTGGACGACCTGTCCATGGATGGAACGTATACCGGTAAAGTGTTTTTAAAATACGGAAAAATTCCTGAGCTGGCC contains the following coding sequences:
- the fliD gene encoding flagellar filament capping protein FliD, yielding MDTEALISGSINFTGLGSGTDFKTMIEQLINLEKRQTARLELWKKEWEQKQEGFRELNSKMLTLRTNLQRINTMAKFMVKDADSVNDNVLTATATDKAQVGSHVLEVHQLAQNHILTSTTTKASTTEDITDGSARVFSYSYNGKTRMLNLPSGGSLEGLRNLINTDPENPGVRASIIKSADGVHHLQLRGMDLGANKTITINDTTTVPGFENASFSETQAAQNSKLKIDGFPPGEENWIERSTNTISDLLDGVTLNLRQAGTTTLNIAVNNEKVLENVREFVDQVNEVRAQITKLTKVDQSGNGSILTGNYAIQMIDSRLKSITSVKSIGFDVNNDVFSSLGMIGITTDADQGSPMFGMLKLDEEVLEHSLRNRPDAFARVFAADYIGSSDSQDFRYYTSIDGVTKGGEYNVKYTVSGGTISNATINGNPASYSGNGEITGMSGKPEAGMVIKVDDLSMDGTYTGKVFLKYGKIPELADALKDLTDISTGPLKILEENYDDITDGIDRKIEFEQRRITRMERDLRARFARLETLLGYYDQLGVSIRSQLGQLSSDTK
- a CDS encoding 16S rRNA (uracil(1498)-N(3))-methyltransferase; this encodes MKSLYLPPDQWQEPFRLEGPEAHHLLTVLRARPGTTVRLFDGHGRVGDFIVRAAARKTAHLELLTQQRPPRPRREIHLAIGWNKASRRGWILEKAVELGAAGLIFWQASRSQGRVPDQPKEGWTDHLVNAAKQCGNPWLPTITTVPEGPDEVIRLCSNLSNQASLQASSQATPESGNFLIWESASPSDLFDPGQLPSSGPAVLVLGPEGGLAENEAQSFIGNGYLPRSLGRSTLRWETAALLCLGLCYWSIQGGASEA
- a CDS encoding replication-associated recombination protein A, with translation MSFQQPLAAAIRPTKLEDFVGQDHLRIRLHALFQAKRMPSMLLFGPPGCGKSTLALLLATSRNQPYLRLSAPEVGLANLRKKLENMEILVLDELHRFSKAQQDFFLPILESGEVTLLATTTENPSFSVTKQLLSRMHVLRLRPLNRQELTILAKRGAQSLGAAIPETSLEILAGLSNGDARTLFNLLELTAELSPEKWAEDKLRQALPEVVLRGDREGDSHYELASALIKSIRGSDPDAALYYLACLLESGEDPRFICRRLILSASEDVGLADPHALSMAVACQQAVEFVGMPEGFIPLAETTVYLSLAPKSNATYAAYLAAQKEIRAHGPRPVPLHLRNASSALQKEWGYGRGYRYPHAYPDAWVEQDYLPTEVNLRFYEPKLQGQEPRLNAWLAKYRKKRKVG
- the gcvT gene encoding glycine cleavage system aminomethyltransferase GcvT produces the protein MHKTPLHAWHSAHQGRMVPFAGWEMPVQYAAGILAEHEQTRKRASVFDICHMGEFLVSGEDAEEALGRIVTHNLQKLRSGRAGYGFLLSQDGGILDDLIIYRLEQARFLLVVNAARIDHDREWIRGLLPSAVILEDVSEQTAKIDLQGPLSLEVLQGVVPADWRNLGYFSFCKQLFQGEEVLISRTGYTGELGYEIYLPASSALAFWEACLRDDRVLPAGLGARDTLRLEMGLPLYGQDLDEHHTPAEAEYAALLTSPAPYVGKEHQMDVREHLTPLLISGRRSARHGDVVYSPSGDARGRVTSGSFAPSLGQAVALAYVDTQFADESEFVVRTGKAELPARRTTLPFYTQGTARIKL
- a CDS encoding flagellin — translated: MMLSINNNLMATNAARNLSGNYGALGTSTQRLSSGLRINSGADDAAGLAIRELMRAEIASLNQGVRNANDAISMIQTADGALAVIDEKLIRMKELATQAATGTYNSDQRLIIDSEYQAMASEITRIANATKFNGIYLLNGNLSGSGDNVATANPHLWGQGHTGSGMQSTGPLKVHFGPSNDSSEDYYYIAIGIATASALGVGNNSNQTSNFYAAGMSDKAGGDGDDGFSISTQQGAQRALNALENAILSKDNIRASLGALQNRLSNTITNLQIQAENIQAAESRISDADIAQEMTAFVRSQILTQAGVAMLAQANSLPRMAMQLIGG
- a CDS encoding lysophospholipid acyltransferase family protein; this translates as MRTILYEALAALGQHADFRHVQTMGAGLGRLIWAVVPSRRRLATTAIMERLGLGPAKAKAVARNSFVHNGRSFLEILLCRRIDWRFVRDRLIIDNPELFHETLHELRGRPCVAATAHLGAWELISGLLHLITPQEHKQVIVKATHDQYLYSVIRRMRSQPTVRVVEHEQAVPKVLRNLKQKGLSGFLVDHNCRREEAVFLPFLGREAAVNIGPALLALRAKALVWPAFVVRESPDKFRLVSEAPLDTQDISGDRHQKVEVIARFYTQAVERMVRRYPEQWFWMHRRWKTRPEGESRERG